DNA from Prunus persica cultivar Lovell chromosome G6, Prunus_persica_NCBIv2, whole genome shotgun sequence:
tctttttattttgcatgattttggtataaatttataatttataatacaagataattttttttaaagcaatgCCTAGGCGCCCGCCTAGGCCCCGATTACTCCTCTAGGCGCTAGGCCCCTGCCTGCTGCCCGCCTACCGCCTAGCGATTTTTCGAATATTCTGAACATATTGAATTGATGCCCTGCTATCTGAGACTCTGAGTATAGATTATACAATTCATTGTTTAGACCAAAACTAAACAAGGTAAAAATcataattgtttgtttttcaggTGTATGCTCCAGCTATTCATGAgaggaaaaaattgaaaaatggtACTTACTCAGTTAAACCAAAACCCCTGTTCCCAGGGTGTGTGTTTATAAGGTGTGTTTTGGACAAAGAGATACATGACTTCATAAGAGAGTGCGATGGAGTTGGAGGCTTTGTTGGTGCTTTGGTTGGAAATACGTGAGTATTTATTCTTAAATGGTAGGTTTGCTGTGTATTGcctattgttattgttatCATAGTAGGAAATTCTTATgtgaaattgagaaaaaaagaaaaaaaagaaaagggaaacagCAATAGGTTTAATTTTAGTATATATACCAGATTAATGTAATGTGACAAAACCCTATACAGTCTAGCACTGATTGAAATCGTCTGGTTTCATTATATGGTGGTGTCGTAGTATGACAAATGTATGAAGCTTTAGAGTCATGTTATCACTGCACACTTACCTAATATGACGAGATAGCCCAACAAAtggttaaaaaagaaaagccttTTGTAAGGGATTTTTTGTGACAATATGAAGCTACATTTGCACTTATGTTTTAGCTAAAATAGACAAGGTAGATTTTGGGTTAAGTTTACTGGTTTACTGGCATTTTTGGGCTTCCCTTAGAGCCATTATTTTCTCCGTTGATTTCTAATCTCAAGGCCATCTTAAGTAGATGTCCTTCTAGACTACTGGCTACGCTGTGTACTTTCCAGTGAGTGTCTAAATGTTATATTCATATGCACAGGAAAAGACAGATCACCAGACCCAGGCCAGTTTCTGAGTTTGACATGGAAGCTATCTTCAGACAGGCAAAGGAAGAACAACAAAAAGCTGAACAAGCTTTTGAACAAGATCAGCAAGAAGCAGCCCTCAACTCTGGGCTCAATTCTGATGATGCTGTAAAATCTACTGGAGATTCTAAACCAAAAAGGCGATCTAGAAAAACACTTGATCCTCTCATAAATGGTTCATCTAAAGGAAAAAACGAGAAGCTCGTCCCAGGTTCTAGTGTACGAGTTGTATCTGGGACTTTTGCAGAATATGTAGGCAGCCTCAAGAAGCTGAATCGCAGAACAAAAAAGGTATACTGTTTCTGGTATTAATTATTTGGCTTGAATAAGTGAAAATTTGAGGAAATAAGCatgctttatattttttggatATGCACGGCAGAATTACTAGTGTCTTCTGGAAACTTGACAGAGAAGTTAAAACAATTGTCATCTTGCAGGCAACGGTGGGATTTACGTTATTTGGGAAAGAAAGCTTAGTAGATTTAGATGTCAGTGAAATTGTTTCAGAGACCATGTAAATATGTTCATCCCTCATAATCATTATTAAATGGTAAGTTTTTCCATATATTTTCCCGTCATCTCTAGATTTATCTTACTTTCGTCTATATGAAAAATGCAGTGCCTTCAAAGTAATAACAGAATTTTGTCTTGTTTGTCATCAAATGAACCTTTAATGCATCTTGCTTGTAATCTGAAGTTTCCATGCCAACATCTCTGATTTGGTTAGGTTCTCATTATAAGTTGCTGATGGTGCCAAGCACCAGTACATGGGAAAAGAGGTGATTACTTTTGACATCCATTACTTGTATTAAGTCGTAAATCCAAGTTAATTGGGATTGGCTACCTGATTTGAGGCTATAGAAATTGCATTCCTACTGATAATGTATGTCCTTCCTAGTGAGGTCACATTCTGACCTCCGCCCAGATGCTTTTCCCCTTTACTGCCAACTTCCTTTATTTAAAATCATGGTGCAATGTGAGTGTTTCATGACGTATCAGATTAGTGTGCTTTTGGCTGTGTTTTGTTACTTGCTGCTTAGGCGTCTTCTTCTATCTGTTCAAATTTGTCCATACTAGCGAAAGCTCAATCATGGCCAATGAAAAATATGCATTCAGGATGAAAATACATCTGCTTGTACACACAGATgaattggaaaaatattagaaaggGTTGTTCACCATTTCTACAGAAGGAATAAAAGGAGTATGATATAAGTTGTGACATGAACAGACGGTAATTGGTAGTGATGGTAGCTGGACCAGTTTTAGCATTAGAGGGGTGCCAATCCCAGAGGCAGCCTTTTCTATGCTACTAACCGTGGCTTTGCCGGGAAGGCTAGCTGGACAGTTTTATTAGGGCTCCATGTAAGGGATGAGGGACCAAAGGGTGTCAATTATTAGGGTTTAGCATGATGAAAGAGTGAGGGAAGTCTTTTTAGCACAAAAATCTTCCTCCAGTTCATGAAAACAAACCTGTCTAGATTTACAGACTAAAAAATTCTTCCTCTAAGATGG
Protein-coding regions in this window:
- the LOC18772327 gene encoding uncharacterized protein LOC18772327; translated protein: MTQGLLQWSPCHQSLSLSFTIPTTKHTQLPLSISATLEPATSTQQHLTARERRQLRNERRESKAGTNWKEQVEEKLLEKPTKKFANWKEELNINNLAREGPQWWIVKVSRLKGQETAQLIARLLARNYPHIDFKVYAPAIHERKKLKNGTYSVKPKPLFPGCVFIRCVLDKEIHDFIRECDGVGGFVGALVGNTKRQITRPRPVSEFDMEAIFRQAKEEQQKAEQAFEQDQQEAALNSGLNSDDAVKSTGDSKPKRRSRKTLDPLINGSSKGKNEKLVPGSSVRVVSGTFAEYVGSLKKLNRRTKKATVGFTLFGKESLVDLDVSEIVSETM